In Bacillota bacterium, one genomic interval encodes:
- a CDS encoding nucleotidyltransferase domain-containing protein, whose translation MAGKGLRTVYSMIIKRLAREVCHVYGPDLVSLGVYGSVGRGTPRHDSDIDLLIVARNLPQGRYDRWVMFTGVEGRMAGTLSEAMASGVETELSPVIKTPGEVLSGTPLFLDMVEDMVILLDPEGFLQSYLDALRKRLLALGSKRIYRDGSWHWLLKPDYVPGEVFEL comes from the coding sequence ATGGCGGGCAAGGGGCTCCGCACTGTATACTCCATGATCATCAAGAGGCTGGCCCGAGAGGTATGCCATGTCTACGGGCCGGATCTGGTCAGCCTGGGCGTGTATGGGTCGGTGGGCCGCGGCACCCCACGCCACGACTCGGACATAGACCTCCTCATAGTGGCGAGGAACCTGCCTCAGGGACGGTATGACAGGTGGGTCATGTTCACCGGCGTAGAGGGAAGAATGGCAGGAACGCTGTCAGAGGCCATGGCCTCCGGTGTGGAAACGGAGCTCAGCCCGGTGATCAAGACCCCCGGGGAGGTGCTCTCGGGGACCCCACTGTTTCTTGACATGGTGGAGGACATGGTTATCCTCCTGGATCCTGAGGGCTTCCTCCAGTCCTATCTCGATGCCCTCAGGAAGCGCCTGTTGGCCCTGGGCTCCAAGCGAATCTACAGGGACGGCTCGTGGCATTGGCTTCTAAAGCCAGACTACGTCCCAGGGGAGGTCTTTGAGTTATGA
- a CDS encoding TetR/AcrR family transcriptional regulator: MEDKKNELFRCARELFAAKGFKDSNVADIAKMAGVSVGTFYNYYSSKEKLFMEVFLQENVRLKKSMMESVDPYDDPIKLAKRMLDFNMAGIKANPILRQWYDRDVFGRIERLFREENGNRAVDFLYGDIVKLVQKWQAEGKMRSDIACDMIMALFAAIINIDVHKEEIGLEYFPRLLDYMAEFVMKGLTDCSA; encoded by the coding sequence GTGGAAGACAAAAAAAACGAACTGTTTCGTTGCGCCAGAGAGCTGTTTGCGGCCAAAGGATTTAAGGATAGCAATGTGGCCGACATTGCAAAAATGGCCGGTGTGAGCGTTGGCACGTTTTATAATTACTATTCCTCGAAAGAGAAGCTGTTTATGGAGGTCTTCTTGCAGGAAAATGTAAGGCTGAAAAAAAGCATGATGGAATCTGTTGACCCGTATGATGATCCTATAAAGCTGGCAAAGCGGATGCTAGACTTCAACATGGCGGGCATAAAAGCCAATCCCATCCTCAGGCAGTGGTATGACCGGGATGTCTTTGGCAGAATAGAGCGGCTATTCCGGGAAGAAAACGGAAATCGTGCCGTTGATTTCCTTTATGGAGACATCGTTAAGCTGGTTCAAAAATGGCAGGCTGAAGGAAAGATGCGAAGCGATATCGCTTGCGATATGATCATGGCCCTTTTTGCGGCGATTATCAATATTGATGTGCACAAAGAAGAGATTGGGCTGGAGTACTTTCCGCGGCTACTGGATTATATGGCGGAGTTTGTCATGAAGGGCCTGACCGATTGCTCCGCCTAG
- a CDS encoding FAD:protein FMN transferase — translation MDKNGAAASVHTGMGTEMMHKAFGRHAAEALRAVAGEAKRLECMLSRFLPGSEIGRVNKSAGVKREKLNPDTYEVLSRAAAIAKISHGLFDVTSGPLVDLWDYKHAFLIPDEARIKRVLPLVDHAGLVLDPRSKTAGLQKAGQSIDLGGIGKGFAADRFLEIFKEYGVTSAFTNIGGNVSTLGVRPDGSPWRVGLRHPRRNGRLLGAVSVAGKAVVTSGDYERYFIDAEGKRRHHILDPTTGYPAESGLISVTVVAGSATTADGLSTLLFIAGMEKGRKYLHQFPGAEAIFVDTSLTVYISSGLKDTFQAEPGLGTSVNYFRAKG, via the coding sequence ATGGACAAAAACGGCGCGGCCGCATCCGTCCATACCGGCATGGGCACGGAGATGATGCACAAAGCGTTTGGCCGGCACGCGGCAGAGGCGCTGCGGGCTGTCGCGGGCGAAGCCAAAAGGCTGGAATGCATGTTGAGCCGATTCTTGCCCGGAAGCGAGATCGGCAGGGTCAACAAATCCGCGGGTGTGAAGCGCGAGAAGCTCAACCCCGATACCTATGAGGTGCTGTCGCGAGCCGCCGCAATCGCAAAAATCTCGCATGGATTGTTCGACGTCACCAGCGGCCCTCTTGTAGACCTGTGGGATTATAAGCATGCGTTCCTGATCCCGGATGAAGCAAGGATCAAGCGGGTTTTGCCCCTGGTGGACCATGCCGGTTTGGTGCTGGACCCTCGCTCAAAGACGGCGGGGCTGCAAAAAGCCGGACAGTCCATTGATCTGGGGGGCATTGGGAAAGGCTTTGCTGCCGATCGTTTTTTGGAGATATTTAAAGAATACGGCGTTACTTCGGCCTTTACCAACATTGGCGGGAATGTGTCCACTCTGGGGGTAAGGCCCGACGGCTCCCCGTGGCGGGTGGGCCTCCGGCACCCCAGGCGGAACGGCCGCTTGCTTGGCGCCGTCTCCGTGGCGGGCAAGGCGGTGGTCACCTCCGGGGACTATGAGCGTTATTTTATTGATGCGGAAGGCAAGCGGCGTCATCATATTTTGGATCCGACCACCGGGTATCCGGCGGAATCGGGGCTAATCAGTGTGACCGTCGTTGCAGGCAGCGCCACGACCGCCGACGGGTTGTCCACGCTACTGTTTATAGCCGGGATGGAAAAAGGACGTAAGTACCTGCATCAATTTCCTGGAGCCGAAGCCATCTTTGTGGATACCAGCTTAACAGTCTACATTTCATCAGGTTTGAAAGATACCTTTCAGGCTGAACCGGGCCTAGGAACAAGTGTTAACTATTTTCGTGCAAAGGGGTAG
- a CDS encoding FMN-binding protein, which produces MRRKGKSKVWSVIGVVVGLIVVLLAGALLFTSKERREAGALPIAVVDFNKLDDGTYVGEYAGGMYRMRATKVEVTLSSGKVTEIKLLKGAMDKEGQPAVLAKGLSIHDLFGRVIESQSLQVDTISGATLTSKAHLKAVENALEQAQAK; this is translated from the coding sequence ATGAGAAGAAAGGGGAAAAGCAAAGTGTGGAGTGTAATTGGTGTGGTAGTGGGTCTGATAGTGGTATTATTGGCAGGTGCGTTGCTCTTTACTTCGAAAGAACGGCGCGAGGCCGGAGCTCTTCCCATCGCTGTCGTAGATTTTAACAAACTTGACGACGGTACTTATGTGGGAGAATATGCGGGCGGCATGTATAGAATGAGAGCCACTAAAGTTGAGGTAACCTTGTCCTCGGGTAAGGTTACGGAAATCAAGCTGTTGAAGGGCGCAATGGATAAAGAGGGACAGCCGGCTGTGCTGGCTAAAGGGTTGAGCATACATGATCTGTTTGGCAGGGTGATCGAGTCCCAGTCGCTGCAGGTAGATACCATTAGCGGCGCAACCCTCACTTCCAAAGCTCATCTCAAGGCGGTGGAAAACGCGCTGGAGCAAGCGCAGGCCAAATAA
- a CDS encoding molybdopterin molybdotransferase MoeA translates to MISREDATRLLLEHVTPLLGEELDIPEVPGRVAAENVVTEADLPPTCISRVDGYCVRSRDTTGASASRPVSLLVASGVFPEDDPAPLPAGACAVVVTGSPLPPGADACVPQEETQASEGSILLAAPVAPGERVAAPGSEIPRGTQLLRAGVRVRSCQVGLLASAGRRSLLCHRVPAVTLLGTGSELGLPSGPGGVTPASNLYMLHAFLASMGARPVTSGVLPDDPVMIARALAEAGGDLIVTTGGTGPGSRDVLAEGLSMAGAGALFRGVLMKPGRHTSAFLLGGRLILGLSGPPTAALAGFQALVKPVVLRLMGLHDVNPPGNKARLDGEIRPSSLETLLPVTLHGSGPWARPAGPGECPEALLVVPRGAEGRHGEVFPVLLLD, encoded by the coding sequence ATGATTAGCCGGGAAGACGCTACAAGGCTTCTCCTGGAACACGTGACCCCCCTTCTTGGTGAGGAACTGGACATACCTGAGGTGCCGGGCAGGGTCGCAGCGGAGAACGTGGTTACGGAGGCGGACCTGCCGCCCACCTGCATTTCCAGGGTGGACGGCTACTGTGTGAGGTCCAGGGACACCACGGGTGCCAGCGCCTCCAGGCCTGTCTCTCTCCTGGTGGCCTCCGGGGTATTCCCTGAGGATGATCCTGCGCCATTGCCAGCGGGAGCCTGCGCCGTGGTGGTGACAGGGAGCCCCTTACCCCCAGGGGCGGACGCGTGTGTGCCCCAGGAAGAGACACAGGCCAGCGAGGGCTCGATCCTGCTGGCCGCCCCGGTGGCACCCGGGGAGAGGGTGGCTGCCCCCGGCAGCGAGATACCCAGGGGAACCCAGTTGCTGCGAGCAGGGGTTCGTGTCAGGTCCTGCCAGGTAGGCCTCCTGGCCTCGGCAGGCAGGAGGTCACTCCTATGTCACCGGGTGCCTGCCGTGACACTCCTGGGAACAGGCAGCGAGCTGGGACTGCCGTCCGGCCCAGGAGGGGTCACACCCGCCAGCAACCTCTACATGCTCCACGCCTTTCTCGCCTCCATGGGGGCCAGGCCCGTCACAAGTGGCGTTCTCCCCGATGATCCCGTGATGATAGCCAGGGCGCTGGCCGAGGCAGGCGGGGACCTCATAGTGACCACCGGAGGCACTGGACCCGGTAGCAGGGATGTGCTGGCGGAAGGCCTGTCCATGGCAGGGGCCGGGGCACTGTTCAGGGGGGTCCTGATGAAGCCCGGGCGCCACACCTCGGCATTCCTCTTGGGAGGGCGCCTGATCCTAGGCCTTTCCGGGCCACCCACCGCCGCCTTGGCAGGGTTCCAGGCCTTGGTCAAGCCCGTGGTACTCAGGCTTATGGGCCTCCATGATGTGAATCCTCCTGGGAACAAGGCCCGCCTGGATGGGGAGATCCGGCCATCCAGCCTGGAGACTCTACTGCCGGTGACTCTTCACGGCAGTGGCCCCTGGGCGCGCCCAGCCGGGCCTGGAGAGTGCCCGGAGGCGCTGCTGGTGGTACCCCGGGGGGCTGAGGGAAGGCACGGAGAGGTCTTCCCTGTCCTGCTCCTTGACTAG
- a CDS encoding molybdenum cofactor guanylyltransferase, whose translation MAPVTGVVLAGGGSTRMGQEKTSLSFSGQSLLERVLDVLGQATQDIVMVTSRPMDVPGARLVLDLVPGRGPLAGIHAGLKASTGWAAFVVACDMPFLSPGLIRHMISLGHGYQVVVPFVKGQYEPMHALYSRECLGPIESALEDPHPRIVQFFPEVLVRKVSHGEIARFGRPERIFFNANTPEDLERAFQMEAGDNHD comes from the coding sequence TTGGCTCCTGTTACCGGTGTTGTGCTGGCTGGCGGTGGAAGCACCCGCATGGGCCAGGAGAAGACTTCTCTTTCCTTTTCCGGCCAGAGCCTCCTTGAGCGGGTGCTGGATGTCCTTGGCCAAGCCACCCAGGACATAGTGATGGTGACCAGCAGGCCAATGGACGTGCCGGGAGCCCGCTTGGTTCTAGACCTGGTGCCCGGGAGGGGTCCCCTGGCAGGAATACACGCTGGGCTCAAGGCCTCAACAGGGTGGGCTGCCTTCGTGGTGGCCTGCGACATGCCCTTCCTGAGCCCCGGGCTCATCCGCCACATGATATCTCTCGGACATGGCTACCAGGTGGTTGTGCCCTTCGTGAAGGGCCAGTACGAGCCTATGCATGCCCTTTATTCCAGGGAGTGCCTAGGTCCCATCGAGAGCGCCCTGGAGGACCCGCACCCCCGGATAGTCCAGTTCTTCCCGGAGGTGCTCGTGAGGAAGGTGTCCCACGGGGAGATTGCGCGCTTCGGCCGCCCTGAGAGGATCTTCTTCAACGCCAACACCCCGGAGGACCTGGAGAGAGCCTTTCAGATGGAGGCTGGAGATAACCATGATTAG